The genomic DNA ACTACACCAATACAGTCAATAATTTCgtataataaagaaaaaaaaaaaacaaaaggatagATAGACCATTTGCTTGGCCAGTTCATTACTTACTGCAACAAAATTTCAACCTAATTATACTTCTCTTTTTTGCATGCTTACCCATATAACCTGAACAAATGCGAATGCAAGGAAAAGTGCTGTTGCTTGGGTCTACTTTTACCATACGTATACTGAGTAATATCAGTTTAATATCAGGTCCTATCTATATTCACGACTCGCACATAGGGATGCAGCTCAAACAAGTACGTAGTACTAATATTAGTACGTTACATAGCTCAAATGAGATACTACTTACTAAAGGTGACCAGCAAAATAACTACCACTCAAGCTATAAAGGTGTGAGACTGCGTGATGCCAAAACCCAGTGGGGAAAATGGAAATGTTTTCACCAACCAAGTGCAGGCGCACCAACCTCTGGGGACTAGAGGCGATTAGGAGATTTCCATTCCctaaaattaaatgaataaattatattCGACGTAAAATTTGAAAGTTGGAGAGCTGAGATGAATACATTACACCTGTTAAACCTCACATATGCTTATAACAATAGACTGAATTATTTCCATGGTGGCACAGGCGCGTTTCATACCaacaggaaaatatttacattcaTTGTCACTTTCACTTACAGTTCAGCTCCACCGAATGTTAATACATTTTTCTTGTACTGAGAAATATCAGGATAAATTCAATACATCGAATATATCTAGAAAACGTGCTTCAACTACTTAAACTGTCAAAAGTTACAATATTCTAAACTAGACTACAAACAGTTACTTAAGTCACGTGTGGTGAACCACTTTACTAGCTAGTCCTTGACGTAAACGAGAAGAACTGAGCTATGATGTAGATTCATGTACTGTTAAATTACCAAATAAGGCTAGAATTAAAATTACAATATATATGTCTTCTGTACATTAAACGGACCTTCACTTAGGCACAAAGACAGTACAGTTACTTGCCAATGGAAAACTCTTCATTAAGAACCCCTAATTAAATATCACGACTATGTAGTCAACCCAATAGAAAATAGTCAGCCCCTTGACGTTTTTATGAGATCACATCATTATACCTGAAGAAATCTCTCTTCCAAGGTCTCTTTCAGTAAGAAGCGTTGATTGCTAAAAAGTAAGTTGCTGCAAGTGGTTTAATGAAAGGAGTTGCCACTGCTCAAATTATCATTAGTCTTACTAGTTCAgaagatttttgttttgttgttgttgttgttgttttgttgttgtttttttttagttttaacacATGCTAGTCATGgctatttgttttgtttagttttgttttctgattgttgttgttgttgttgttgttgctgatgtTTTAGTTCAAAAGTTGCTTTCTAACACATGCTACTCATGAATTCCTCCATTTACGATTTAGTCAAAAAGTCTAGGTACACAGTCGTAGCATTGCCGCTGGTTTTATCAATTCCAGTCACTTTTATTTCCGTTCCTCCGAAAAAAATGCATAATTCGATGTCGCGCTTCGTTCCTTTTGAGGTGTCGGGTGAATCAACGACCAACTTTCCTATGGAGGGCCCCACCGAGGAATCTGTTGTGTACCTAACATTTGGGTCAGTGGAGgtgaaaaattgaaaagttaCACTTTCCTGATTACTATATATTGGTATCCGTGTGAAACGCTTCTTCTCGCCAACCTTAACAACATCATTTTCTTTGACAATAAGATCAAATATATCTTTACAATAAGCGATACCTTCAGCTACTATCTTCTTTTCAGGGTCATGCGTTTTGGGTTCAAAGCGATGGTGTATTCTAAAACCATAAGTTGTGGCCATGACTCTCGAACTGACAATAGTTCGGTGTGTCTGACCAAACATCGTTGCCCCTTGAACAACTGCAATGCCAGCGTAGTTTGGGACGAGTACCCTACATCTTGAACCGAACGCCTTTTTAACCGCTTCTTGTAGGATGACAGACTCAGCAAAACCACCAACCATAAATAAACAGCTTACGTTCTTAAGGGCAGGCTTGGTTAACAACTCTCTCATGTGACGTATGATGCCATTAACTACAGGATCAAACAGACTCTTCATCGCTTTTGGTTCCAGGCAGAGGAACTCGTTATTATAAATCTCCACATCATTAAGGTTGCAAGATTTTGCAAGGCAGGTGGCCAAATCGGAGGCGCTGGGCCCGGAGATCATTTGAACAAAATCGCGTGGGAGGGTAATTCTTGTGATTTTATCATCAAGCGCTCGCCTTCCCCTTTTCTTCATTTCAAAATCATTCATCAGGCGAAGCCACTCTGCAGGAAACTTTTTGCGATATTCCTTGACGTTTGGAATCCCGAACAGATTTTCAAGCAACTTTTCGAACTTTCCGTCCACGTAGATTCCACCGTAAGCGCCCCCGGTCACTTGGTAAATTTCTTTCATGTTGCCGTCGTCCAGGATCTCATGAGCAGTGACATCCAGTGTTCCACCTTTGCAAATGTGTAAAACACAAATCGATTGTAAACGGGAGAAGGCTACTGTAAAGGGTATTTATATGGTTTTTAGCTGCTTGAATTTAGCCATAATTTTGGATTACTTCTTTTCCAATTTTTgctgtgtttttttattataatttcgtTGCAGTTGATCGAAGCTCAACTGTATAGGAAAGGGATTGGTGATTTTTGTTAAGCCTAGTTATCAAAATGGAGTCGAGGTCTGATATTTTTTTCCAGGCTTTATTTTTGCAACTGCAGCACTCTGATGAGAATGACTTTGAAAAGTTAAACCCAAAAGCCGTGAATCACATTTACTCTTTCGGGGTTTTCATAATTTGGGCTAAACATATCTATTACAGGGGCCGGGCTCCTTCTAACGCACGAGGAACATTTGAGAACTATAATAAGCTCTACCTCCAATGTCCATCACGACGTATCTTTGTCCAGGACGACCCAGGACATCTGACACACTAGCATCTCCTGTTTGATCAGCAAAGTCTCTCATTTTTCTCTCCCGACAGAAGATTGCACCTCCTTCAGGTTCTAAGGCGATTATTAACTGTTCTTTGCTTTCCGGAGAAGCAATTCCAGCCTTGGAATAACAAAGACAAATATTTTCACAAAAAGAATTTTCCTAATGTGGGGAACattttgatcaaaaataagctCCTTATCTTTCACCCTTAGGGTAGACAGATATTTAAATGCCTCTAAAAGTGAGCAGCAGGCCGAGGGGGACGGGTGGTAGGATTTGGATATCGTTTATTGGTATGCGTGCATTGCCTTACAAACGTCAGGTTTGTGCAGCGCTATTCCCTGGTCTCCCTTCAAGTTTGCATGCACACTTATTCCTGGTTTGTACTCAgttatgtttgtttgttatgcGTGCTTTACTCACAAATGCCGGGTTTGGGCAGTGTTATTGGTTTGTTCTCTCCAGTAATGTGTTCCCTTTGTTTTGCTTTCAGTTTGCCCTGCGATGTTTTCTTCTAATATGTGCTCTTAAAGTTATGTTACTATGTACGTGATGTTGCATCGTTTCCCTTCCTCACATGGCAGCCTGAAAGGGCTGAGCCGACCAGCTTTCGCGCTATCCCTGCCTGGTAGCCATGTTCCTTCGGCCCAAACCCTAATGAGAAATATCTAGAAAATGTCTAAAATGTCTATATAATGTCTTCACAGGCTAACCCACTTCACTGTCGCCTCTCTGCCATCCCTGCCTGGTAGCCATGTTCCTTCGGCCCAAACCCTAATTTGAAATAGCTAGATAATGTCTATAATAATGTCTTCACAGGCTAACCCACTTCACTGTCGCCTTTCCCTTAAGCTAATGGGGCCACCAAACGGCAAATTTATGAATTCTCTCTTCTTGTCACAGATTTTATTTGAATAAGCAAGCAAGAGCACCTCAACCTTTTTTTCACTAAGCAACTTTCCCTTAAGCTAATGGGGCCACCAAACGGCAAATTTATGAATTCTCTCTTCTTGTCACAGATTTTATTTGAATAAGCAAGCAAGAGCACCTCAACCTTTTTTTGACTAAGCAACTGGTGAGTACACTCTTTTTCTACTCAGGAATTTCCAGGAATTTCCAGGCAAAGTCAgccatcacaaaaaaatgtttttttttctcaaaaagtattttcagttaggaggaaaaaaatacatcattttaaagctatgaaaataagctttccaaaaacatataacttCTATACATAGAactacaatattttattttattttattttaaaaacgaaagttgaaaaaaaaaaatttaacaaaaataacattaaaatggtgtaaaatcagttttccacacaaatttggccatttcaaggTCAATTACGAATTTTTTAATGACCGACaaaaatgttcttcattttatcagctttcttggacataaatttgaccgaaaactgatgaggcacgaatattttttgatttttttgaaataatcggattagcgatcaatgcgtaatgggATAAAGTGATGACAAGTCaaatcacaggtaacccaggctcactgtgtgcgtcacgtaggtattaaaatatacagaacatatgaggcgaagtttaggtctgaaaatttgctagaaaatggtaataaaaatcgataaaacttaccatgtggtgagctgttgttgtctttaatacgtacacgaagtttcggggaaaatggtccccgttcaccttccttcataatatagtgacaaggtaggagacggaagccagcgttgGGACTCCGAttgacccaaaacaagcacgattttttccgcgaaaatcaaatccagtcgctaaataaacacgctaggttcgtggaataggaatttctctaaaccatgaatccactgaagcatctccaggtagcaacgcggagccaccagactccgtaaaacttgtaagttaacctgctaaaatggcggccagaaagcgtggtactcacgaagtgcccaattcaaaatggcactgaactctggacgcctggtgacgagtataataagtctccctcaagggaggggagtcccaaattgctcagtgagttttgtttttaacaatttgggactcccctccctccagaacttattatactcgtcaccaggcgtccagagttcagtgccattttgaattgggcacttcgtgagtaccacgctttctggccgccattttagcaggttaacttacaagttttacggagtctggtggctccgcgttgctacctggagatgcttcagtggattcatggtttagagaaattcctattccacgaacctagcgtgtttatttagcgactggatttgattttcgcggaaaaaatcgtgcttgttttgggtcaaTCGGAGTCCcaacgctggcttccgtctcctaccttgtcactatattatgaaggaaggtgaacggggaccattttccccgaaacttcgtgtacgtattaaagacaacaacagctcaccacatggtaagttttatcgatttttattaccattttctagcaacttcgcctcatatgttctgtatattttaatacctacgtgacgcacacagtgagcctgggttacctgtggtcaaatttgcgacccgttgctaacggcaacggaagcgatcgcattacgaataatgaacatctgtttgccaaaaaccacccaaataaccgatttttcgacgaaaaattcatcccagaggataaaactattcactggacatgtaataaaggtaaatatgtgcgagcgaaagcgaaaacacgcgaatattttgagggaaaacacaattctgtgagatcaCAGGACCATGTGCTCCAGACACGCAATTGTATCgctaaataattaatcttaCCTTCTCAGCGATTCtaacgcttgaaatcccatccaatgaaccacaaatccttttctttatctattccgaagcctgtagtgtaattttttggctgaaaaactttagaaaaaccgcttcgcgagagctccgcgatcGATTGAAAATTTCAATGGTCAtcgcatcggctcaaattgcctgaattagaaTGGACGTCATGTAGGCGTAATGAAAGGTAGAAGgccgagattttcagggaaGCTGGGGCTATATCTcaccagtaaacacgccaaatttcagcgcgatCGAAGAAAATGGCGGCGTCCTACGAATCCTACAAAACGCGATACGCCAGCGTATCGGGTTGAGGCCCCCCTGTAGAAAAAGAGTTTTAAGCCCTTCGTCTTGAGGTTTGGGTGGCCGAGGATTTTCTACTACAAGTTTGGAGGTTTGCTTTTGAGTAGtggcaatagcccttttcacagGTAACTTTTCTCATTCGCATAACAATATAATCTATCAAGTATTTGAGGCAATGtcaggctattttgtagtttcaGCCTCGCATTCACGTTGGATTACActgaaatgcaaatgaaaaaaactaaccgtgaaaagggctattgtttCGCGCCTTTATGCCACATTACAAAAAAACCTTCAACTTCTGGGTGCGGAGCATTTCTCCATATCTTTCAGCGAACGTAAAAAGAACTgtcaaaaatagaaaaaatatatctaaattttattttttttttcccaaccaACCTTGTAGGCGGCCTCTCTCATGAATTGTTTAGCCGCTGGTCTCCATATTGCTGGCACCGTCAATACCCACTGAATGTCGTTGGCGCTGTAGCTTTCATCTCCAGTTCTGGCACGAATGATTTTAACTGCTTCATCTTTCATGAATTTTAGTGAAAGAGAAAACACCACCAGAGCGTCAACCTTTTTTCCATTTGCTGCTGTCAGTTGGGTTGTTCGGTTCAACTCCTGCGTTTAGTGGAAATAAGATCTCATTCAGcgacaaaaataaagaaaatagaaACCTAACATTAGATcaaaaaaattcgaaaaaaaaaattaagaattacCTAAGAAAACCGAAATTAAGTAACGGTCTAAGTTGAAAATTGGTTCAGTAAAAGGTAAGTCAAAACTCTGgagaaaaatttacaaaaagtaAAGTTGTGAATATATTTGTTCGTTTtaggtttaaaaaaatgtgaGCAATTAACCATTTATTGAGCTATATGAAACCAGATGCAAAAACACTTTTTGCCAAACTTTTCTTCTTGTTATAATTACTGGTCAAACTTTATTGCAAGAACAATACCTGCCTGAAGAGATAAGCGATATAATTAAACTTGTTATTCCACACTGCAATTTGCAATCATAACCCTGACCATATAAGTTACCTTTGATTTGTGGAGctccattttaaaatgttttaagtaaAAGTACTCCTTTTCCTCCCCACGGGTAAAGTGCACATATTTGTCATCAGCGTCATATCCGAAAGAATCAAACTCCTTATTGGGACGAAGAAGAATTGATGTGGGAGTTTTTAGAGTGCTGCGTCCTTCTTCGTTTCCCCATTCTCTGTTCATGTGAATTCCTCCTTCGCCTTTTTTGTCATTAAAAGAAAATGCGAAGCCACTATAGGTTGTTCCAAAGTCAATAGCGACCACAGCCACGTACTTTGAGGTTTGGGCCATCTTTCTGGTTGTTGCCTGGAAGAAGGAAGGGAAAGGTTGGTTTCAGGCTATTTTAAGGGAGATAAAAAAAGATGAAGGGCAAATCACAACGCTTAACAATTTTCAAGAAGACTGATGTAGACTATTTGAGGGATCACCCAGACTTCATGCCAGCAATGGCcgtttggctcacacgttcacacgttgagTTATGTTGTTATGTCGTGTCCCCTTTTGAGGTGTTTTACTTtgttaagctttggtaataaattcagttcaaagacaacaaaacacgctcttgagagAAACTCActccttttttttgtctttaaaggggctatttcACGCAAAATGATATAATCCATGATTtgggatgcagggatggcgcagtgatgagagcactcgcctcccaccaatgtggctcgggttcgatt from Montipora capricornis isolate CH-2021 chromosome 2, ASM3666992v2, whole genome shotgun sequence includes the following:
- the LOC138038157 gene encoding heat shock 70 kDa protein 12A-like, whose product is MAQTSKYVAVVAIDFGTTYSGFAFSFNDKKGEGGIHMNREWGNEEGRSTLKTPTSILLRPNKEFDSFGYDADDKYVHFTRGEEKEYFYLKHFKMELHKSKELNRTTQLTAANGKKVDALVVFSLSLKFMKDEAVKIIRARTGDESYSANDIQWVLTVPAIWRPAAKQFMREAAYKAGIASPESKEQLIIALEPEGGAIFCRERKMRDFADQTGDASVSDVLGRPGQRYVVMDIGGGTLDVTAHEILDDGNMKEIYQVTGGAYGGIYVDGKFEKLLENLFGIPNVKEYRKKFPAEWLRLMNDFEMKKRGRRALDDKITRITLPRDFVQMISGPSASDLATCLAKSCNLNDVEIYNNEFLCLEPKAMKSLFDPVVNGIIRHMRELLTKPALKNVSCLFMVGGFAESVILQEAVKKAFGSRCRVLVPNYAGIAVVQGATMFGQTHRTIVSSRVMATTYGFRIHHRFEPKTHDPEKKIVAEGIAYCKDIFDLIVKENDVVKVGEKKRFTRIPIYSNQESVTFQFFTSTDPNVRYTTDSSVGPSIGKLVVDSPDTSKGTKRDIELCIFFGGTEIKVTGIDKTSGNATTVYLDFLTKS